The stretch of DNA ATTTTGACCGAAAAGGCCACTCAACAAAGTTGCCATCCGTCCCCGAGTCGCCATAATTTATAAAGTACTCCCTATGTAAACTAATATCTAGCAGTCACAAAACTTGCGTCGGATGTGCATTTTAGTGCTAGAACTTGCAAAATACATCGTTGTGGTCGCATAACTTGTATTTACGTGCACATACGGTCACAAATCCCGTCTGCCTTCATAGGACGTGCTGGCGTGGCATACCTGGCCCGCTGGCAGCCTCTGATTCCGTCCGGCGCGGCGCGCGCACGTCTtctttgcagaaaaccccttagcCCGTTCAGTCAATTGATTATTTTGACCAAATTTCTGCTGTTCTATAAATCATTTTTGACAAAAATCTCAGCAACTATTTTGACCAAATTGGACAGGATATCTGCTGTTTTATAAATCCGTTTTGGCAAAAAATCACAGCAACTCTTTTGACCAAGTTGGACAACATTTCTGCTGTTTTATTAAGCTTTTGGCCAAGATTTGTAATATAGCAGACTTGCAACAAGGATCTAGCACGGACAAATTGACCTTAAGTGAACAGGAACAGACCATAATTGAAATGACATATTTGGCACTAACATAAGTAGTTTCTTAGTCGTACGAACCAAACCAAAAGTGACATAACTGTTATCACATCGTCTTCTAAATAAGTACTGAACTAGAGACCACAAGTTCATTCATGAACTCCATCACCAAACCAACAAGTTCATTCATGAACTCCATCAGACTTTCACCTAAAGATGCATGTAATGTAAACTACAAAGACAAAAAGTCATGCAGATCATCAGGCCAACCTTCATCATAGAGATAAGGATCCTGGCTAGCTCCTGGTGCATTTTGGCTAAAAATGACCTCCTCCTCACCCTGCATGACAAGTGGCGGTTCATGTATTGTGGATCCATCGGGTCCAAATAGCAAGTTGAAGAAACCTGGATCAGCAGCTCTTGCTCCTCTTGCATTGGCCCCTCCTCTTGCATTGGCCCCTCCTCTTACATTGCCACGTCCTCTTGCATTGCCACCTCCTCTTGCATTGGCCCCACTTGTTTGAGCATTGCTTCCAGTTGTTGCAACATTGCTTCCCATTGCAATATTGCCTTCCCTTGCCTGCTTTTTTCTTGGCCTTGCAACTTTCTCATTAGCAGTCTTTCTCACCCTGCCTCTTGACATGGCTGTTGTAACTCTAACCATAGGAATTGAGTCTCTGGCATTGGCAATGAAGCTAGACTCAGGTAGGGGGGCAAATTCCCTAGGTGCTGGATATGTAAACTTCTCCTGCTCACACAAGTACAATATAAAAAGGTGGGTATGTAAGCACTTAAATGGTAATTACATCTGCATAATTTTGTCACTGAATGTATTACCATTTCTTGCATCTTGTAAACCATTGAGTCAGGGGTTTGTGTTGGATCGAGCTGAGGGTAGACTCTGTGTGGCATGATGTTCTGCAACAGGTGAAGCCAATGTATCAATGTTTAAGTATAGTTTGAAGATTAGAGGGGAAAATATATAAGCAAAGGATGGTACAGCAATTATGCTTGGGTCGTCATATTCTTCTTCAATTGTTGTTTCCTCAGTTGTTGTTTGATTAACATGATTGTGGTGGCCCTTCTTGTTATGGTCAGCAGCTCCACAAACAGAACAATGCATGGTCACACCATGTTTGCTCAATTTTTCACCCCAGTCTTGTCTTTCTTCTCTTCTGGATCTTTTTTCCTGTTCTTCTTAGGCCTGCCCATTACTTTTGTGTACAGGGGTGGGTGAACAGCAATGCCATGCATTTTTTCCCATTGCTGTGGGTCCCTCATTGGCATCATATTAAATCCATAACACTTCTTATATTCCTCAACAGTGTAGCATGAATGGACCATGCTCTCTGGCTCAATTCTCTCATGCCTAAAACATGCAATTGCATGATGGCAAGGTATGCCAGATAGTACCCACCTTTTGCATTCACAAGAAAGCATGTTCAGGTCAACAATGTATGTGTTGTTCAAAGAGAAAACCTTGAAAACACCTTGCCCATACTCTTGCACCCTGCAGTTCTTTGCCCACTCCACATACTTGTCCAATTTCTTCTGTATCTTGGGACATAATCTGCCTGTCCATTTCTCTGCCTCTCTCTGCTTACCAACAATCATGTTTGTTAGCTTCCACATTATCTGGTCCAACATTGACTTAATTGGCATTTCCCTCGCATCCAAATTGTAACTGCAAAATAGTACCAAATATGTAAGCACACAGTTGGCATTTGATTTTTTGTTGACAAGAAAATAACAAGAGAGCAAAAGTAACAAGAGAGTAACCTATTGAATACTTCTGACATATTGTTTAGTAATATGTCACACTTGCAAAACGGGTTAAAGAATGCTTTGATCCATGTTCTTGGCTCCAATTTCTCAACCCAGGTGTAGGCACCCAAGCTGTGTTCTTTCATTAGATCCATGTTCCTGGTGTATGCAGCTTCATTAGTGGACCTTGCTATAGACCATAGATCATTCTTGAGCTGCTCTCCCTTGTGTACTTTATGAAAATTTTGATAAATGTGCCTAACACAGTTTCTATGTTCTGAATGAGGGAAAACCTTTTTCACTGCATTTATTAATCCCTGCAAAACAGAACACATTAATCTCTGCAAAACAGCACACACTTATGTTGTTGCAATGAAGAAATTGAATGATCTAGTACTAACCTTCTGCTTGTCACTCATAATGGTGTATGGTGAGGTGTTCATTATGTTCAGGTCATCCTTTAAGGATGCTAAGAATCACTCCCAGCTATGGGTTGACTCCACTTCACATAACCCAAATGCTACTGGAAAGATACAATCATTGGGATCGATTCCAACGGCTGTTAGTAATGTTCC from Triticum urartu cultivar G1812 chromosome 3, Tu2.1, whole genome shotgun sequence encodes:
- the LOC125545234 gene encoding uncharacterized protein LOC125545234, translated to MHCSVCGAADHNKKGHHNHVNQTTTEETTIEEEYDDPSIIANIMPHRVYPQLDPTQTPDSMVYKMQEMEKFTYPAPREFAPLPESSFIANARDSIPMVRVTTAMSRGRVRKTANEKVARPRKKQAREGNIAMGSNVATTGSNAQTSGANARGGGNARGRGNVRGGANARGGANARGARAADPGFFNLLFGPDGSTIHEPPLVMQGEEEVIFSQNAPGASQDPYLYDEGWPDDLHDFLSL